The window ttatgatttatcagataataattattttatttaaagtttattatggctattaaaattatttgtatgggttttttttttctagatggaTGTTGTTGCCAATggagatgataatgatgacacAATTTTAGCTGactgattttaatttaattttaataatatatgtatatatatttatcttgaaaCAAATAAAGTATCTAGATGTCAAAATTAttctttcttttaattaaaaagaaatataaaaatttgatgattttgtgACTGTTGACAACTCATTggtttttttactaaaaataacaTCAGAATCACCATTTTTATATGttgctttgaaaaataatataacgtAATATCTtaatcaaaatcaattttcaaatttaataatataatttttttgttttattccaATGCTTGATCTTGTGAAGatttaatcatcaaattattgTGCTTTGTATCATTACAATAATCAACATATGGTGagtttaaatcaataaaatacctTTGAACTTGTTCATCAAGAAAATCACCAATCATATCAGCAAGCTCAGTAAATGTTGGTCTGAGTGTTGGATTTTCTAGCcaacatttaaacataatattataaatttcatctgTAGCATATTCTGGTTTTTCCATTCGATAGCCTTGTTGTACTTTTAATACACATTCTTTAAGTTCCATTCCTGGATATGGTGTTTtaccaagtgaaaaaaattcccaAAGCATTATACCAAATGACCAGACGTCTGATTGAGTTGTGAATATTTCATCTTTTAGAGAATCAATGGCAAGCCATTTTATTGGAAGTGGAGCATCATCTTTCTTTACATAAAAATCATGATTCTCCATATTTTTTGCTAGACcaaaacttgaaattttaacAACATTATTCTTAGCAAGAAGTATATTTCGTGCAGCCAAGTCACCATGTAGTatctgaaaattaatttattattataatattaattattagcagtgttgataataaaataaattacatttttctgGCCAAGATATTTCATTCCTTGGGCAATTTGGAATGCCCACACGAGTAAATTTTCAGTACGAATTGtctttaaatcttttttataatcacCAATGTATTTTGAATGGCGAACAGATTGTTTTACGTTGCTGATGAGAGCAATATTATCAGCTGACATGTCttgttcaattaataaattgaaactaaaattacaagaaaataaacaacattttatatttaatttaattagataTATAATTCTAATTCTGTTACTCACTTATTATTGGCTTGAAAGTTTGTAAattgtttcaaaatttcaGAGCTAGATGAGATGTTAAATTTACCAGTTGATGGATcaatttgattgataaatttatgcctccgtttaattaaataatcacgTAAATTACCAAAAGGACAATACTCAAATATAACATGTAGTTCACGTTTGGCAATATTATCAGTACAAGCACCAAGTAGATCAACAACATTCACATGTTTACCAAGATACATTAAAATGTTCAATTCATTTGCAAGTGCTTGTATGTTTGtcatttcaattgattttttaacaactttaacagcaacttttgtttttgatttatcatcacCACAAATACCTCGTGCTTTTGCTTTCATTACAACTCCAAATTCACCAGTTCCCAATCGTTTGccaagttttaatttatcacatgaaaattcccatttttcaTCATACTGTAGTAAATCTG is drawn from Aphidius gifuensis isolate YNYX2018 linkage group LG3, ASM1490517v1, whole genome shotgun sequence and contains these coding sequences:
- the LOC122851126 gene encoding vascular endothelial growth factor receptor 2-like encodes the protein MKPNFTYTNLNKRETLYKSDDVEKIVLQCYVKGWPEPEITWWKNNVQINTTGNDSSQYKFTNNNQELHIVSLFATYNDTYSCKAKNRLAVLLLVIEAIILIYIFLKLRRERKIRKKLKEGFLMFFKKSALLHPELRVNDRSDLLQYDEKWEFSCDKLKLGKRLGTGEFGVVMKAKARGICGDDKSKTKVAVKVVKKSIEMTNIQALANELNILMYLGKHVNVVDLLGACTDNIAKRELHVIFEYCPFGNLRDYLIKRRHKFINQIDPSTGKFNISSSSEILKQFTNFQANNNFNLLIEQDMSADNIALISNVKQSVRHSKYIGDYKKDLKTIRTENLLVWAFQIAQGMKYLGQKNILHGDLAARNILLAKNNVVKISSFGLAKNMENHDFYVKKDDAPLPIKWLAIDSLKDEIFTTQSDVWSFGIMLWEFFSLGKTPYPGMELKECVLKVQQGYRMEKPEYATDEIYNIMFKCWLENPTLRPTFTELADMIGDFLDEQVQRYFIDLNSPYVDYCNDTKHNNLMIKSSQDQALE